One genomic segment of Stigmatopora argus isolate UIUO_Sarg chromosome 18, RoL_Sarg_1.0, whole genome shotgun sequence includes these proteins:
- the LOC144092818 gene encoding uncharacterized protein LOC144092818, which yields MAHLPMASSSPDVESPERDEMRRDVSAGGNTSDAKQDLYEEFFPDITLLELTHYHTIDDDTLTIIIIIGHRPCRHYHNKKKTNSIYATPLSERTTLYPRIEVNKTNFNQARNLNTNVSISWLENESLPEMANSFNSTVNISTSKIELSNNLHMAPTESNLDSLATLTLGAADKSSTCSPEIVSPMTCPQNEEHTLPTGNEKGPTFEIEPTEQASLEAQPPCHLSETITLSKSISNDGHHNTLDGNNTFSPSGTIQSGSRPGNCRNNTFDANPPSNSVSSISEHDSNNIHHNTIETEPPSGSSGTTVILDTDSSNCLQKTLDTNLPPQLNKNLTMSEIKDSSKTNPPTRNNGTITMSDSCSSDSHLNEVIYNIGKSLIFDDTVDIGQNLMESTPVALSKMDRFVAEPGEGKLLAALKKSGVAASTTEAEVQAPHVIASDVIVSKKILFDPVAKPSLLPRFKPTASLPGRSGLAATGVPSMKRNLPIRTPTEGLTVSSSSNLRPSTAATRLPKSGMERLRGRLPLQGRGPPPRSSPPASSTSNEIKSNAPVKSQKRTRDRSRDAQSIVKRPKIDVPTSSRPTVSGARGAIAQTKSLKLPMMRQGSQLAKATQGIPAKRQDEDEAFLLSLLPRMKKIKQEKKHLLRSWILKGLNDAEG from the exons ATGGCTCATTTGCCAATGGCGTCATCGTCACCTGATGTTGAAAGTCCAGAGAGAGATGAAATGAGACGAGACGTATCTGCGGGAGGAAATACGTCAGATGCAAAGCAAGATTTGTACGAGGAATTCTTCCCAGATATTACTCTCCTTGAACTTACACATTACCACACTATCGATGATGATACtctcacaataataataataatcggacataggccatgtcgtcattaccacaacaaaaaaaaaacaaatagtattTATGCAACGCCTCTTTCTGAAAGGACCACTCTGTACCCCAGGATAGAGGTGAACAAAACAAACTTCAACCAAGCTCGCAACTTGAATACAAACGTTTCTATCTCTTGGTTAGAAAATGAGAGCTTACCCGAAATGGCCAACTCCTTTAATTCCACTGTAAATATATCTACTTCTAAAATTGAATTAAGCAACAATTTACATATGGCACCTACTGAATCTAATTTAGATTCTCTAGCAACTTTAACTCTTGGTGCTGCTGACAAATCGTCCACATGTTCTCCTGAAATTGTATCCCCAATGACCTGCCCTCAAAATGAAGAACATACTCTCCCCACAGGGAATGAAAAAGGTCCTACTTTTGAGATTGAACCTACAGAACAGGCTAGCTTGGAAGCTCAACCTCCTTGTCATTTAAGTGAAACAATAACTTTGTCAAAAAGCATTTCTAATGACGGTCACCACAACACCTTAGACGGTAATAATACTTTCTCCCCCAGCGGAACCATACAATCGGGAAGCCGTCCAGGTAACTGTCGTAACAACACCTTTGATGCAAATCCTCCATCCAATAGCGTTTCATCCATTTCAGAACACGATTCCAACAATATTCACCACAACACTATTGAAACGGAGCCTCCTTCAGGGTCTAGCGGGACAACAGTGATTTTGGATACCGATTCTAGTAACTGTCTCCAGAAAACCTTGGATACAAATCTTCCCCCTCAGTTGAATAAGAATTTAACTATGTCAGAAATCAAGGACTCTTCCAAAACCAATCCTCCCACTCGGAACAATGGAACGATAACCATGTCGGACAGCTGTTCAAGTGACAGTCACCTAAACGAGGTCATTTATAATATTGGCAAAAGCCTCATTTTTGATGACACTGTGGATATAGGTCAGAATCTCATGGAATCAACACCAGTGGCTCTTAGTAAAATGGACCGTTTTGTTGCCGAGCCAGGTGAGGGCAAATTGCTGGCAGCTCTCAAAAAATCTGGAGTTGCTGCCAGTACGACAGAAGCAGAAGTTCAGGCACCACACGTCATTGCATCTGACGTCATTGTATCTAAGAAGATATTGTTTGATCCAGTTGCTAAACCATCATTGCTGCCAAGGTTTAAGCCGACAGCGTCTCTACCAGGACGAAGCGGGCTGGCGGCAACCGGCGTGCCCTCAATGAAACGAAATTTGCCAATTCGCACACCTACGGAG GGTTTGACAGTGTCCAGCTCATCTAACCTGCGACCCTCAACTGCAG CAACCCGGCTGCCAAAATCTGGAATGGAGAGGCTAAGAGGAAGACTACCATTACAGGGCAGGGGTCCTCCACCGAGAAGCAGCCCTCCTGCTTCCTCGACTTCTAATGAAATAA AGTCTAATGCTCCTGTCAAATCTCAAAAAAGGACACGTGACAGAAGTAGGGATGCACAATCAATTGTGAAGAGGCCAAAAATAG atgtCCCAACATCATCCAGGCCCACAGTAAGTGGTGCTAGAGGGGCTATTGCTCAAACTAAAAGCCTAAAATTACCGATGATGCGTCAAGGAAGTCAGCTGGCTAAAG CAACACAGGGCATCCCCGCCAAGCGACAAGATGAAGACGAAGCTTTTTTACTGAGTTTGCTTCCTcgcatgaaaaaaattaaacaagaaaagaagcaCCTTTTGAGAAGCTGGATTTTGAAAGGATTGAATGATGCGGAGGGATGA